In a genomic window of Deferribacterota bacterium:
- a CDS encoding flagellar hook basal-body protein: MIDSIYSSYSALNAATEKQGITSNNIANSTTPGYKSKRASQVDASGGGTYINSVNSNNTESYIIRTGNNLDLAINGRGYFKLDNGNSNIITRNGSFRIDENRQIVDNEGNVLFRLNGGLTNNEIRNINIDKEGNIYTGNRFLGRLEIVDKYGNTIPENNYEILSGYLEASNVDMTKELVDNLINLRYLQANAESFKTSDELIGTIVNLKG; the protein is encoded by the coding sequence ATGATTGATAGTATATACTCCTCATATTCTGCTTTAAATGCTGCAACCGAAAAACAAGGAATAACAAGCAATAATATAGCAAACTCAACCACCCCTGGCTACAAAAGCAAAAGAGCCTCCCAAGTAGATGCTAGTGGTGGCGGAACATATATAAATTCAGTAAATAGTAATAATACAGAAAGCTATATTATTAGAACTGGTAATAATCTAGATTTAGCAATAAATGGCAGGGGGTATTTTAAACTAGACAACGGCAATAGCAATATTATTACTAGAAATGGCTCATTTAGAATAGATGAAAACAGGCAAATCGTAGATAATGAAGGTAATGTCCTATTTAGACTAAATGGTGGCTTAACTAATAATGAAATTAGAAATATAAATATTGATAAAGAGGGCAACATTTATACAGGGAATAGATTTCTAGGAAGACTAGAAATAGTTGACAAATACGGTAATACAATACCAGAAAATAATTATGAGATCTTAAGCGGTTATTTAGAGGCCTCAAATGTTGATATGACAAAGGAATTAGTAGATAACTTGATCAATCTTAGATATTTACAAGCAAATGCAGAATCATTTAAGACAAGCGATGAACTTATAGGTACAATAGTAAACTTAAAAGGATAA